In Flavobacterium sp. N3904, one DNA window encodes the following:
- a CDS encoding NmrA/HSCARG family protein has product MENKKIITVFGATGAQGGGLARAILADTTREFTVRVVTRDVNSEKSKAFSQLGAEIVEANIDDVKSIKKALEDAYGAYFVTFFWEHFSVDKELQEVNNFIEAARESHLQHIIWSTLEDTRNWMRLDDDIMPTLQGKYKVPHFDGKGEADHFFREAGLPTTFLRTSFYWDNFIHFGMGPQKGEDGNYYIAFPMDDKKLAGIAAEDIGKCAYGIFQKGKELIGKTVGIAGDKLNGNEMAEKLSKALDKKVLFNPVSPEVYRNLGFPGADDLGNMFQFKRDFNDDFNAARNEAFAKELNPELQNFDQWLSANAYRIPIT; this is encoded by the coding sequence ATGGAAAATAAAAAAATAATCACCGTATTTGGTGCAACAGGAGCACAAGGTGGAGGACTAGCCAGAGCTATCTTGGCAGATACAACTAGAGAATTTACTGTAAGAGTTGTCACTAGAGATGTCAATTCTGAAAAATCAAAAGCATTCTCACAATTAGGAGCAGAAATAGTTGAGGCCAATATTGATGATGTAAAAAGTATCAAAAAAGCTTTAGAAGATGCCTATGGCGCTTACTTTGTTACTTTTTTCTGGGAACACTTCTCTGTAGACAAAGAATTGCAAGAAGTAAATAACTTTATTGAAGCTGCAAGAGAATCTCATTTGCAGCACATTATTTGGTCAACTTTAGAAGACACCAGAAATTGGATGCGATTAGACGATGACATAATGCCTACTTTACAAGGAAAATATAAAGTCCCCCATTTTGACGGAAAAGGAGAAGCAGATCATTTTTTTAGAGAAGCTGGATTACCCACCACCTTTTTACGAACTTCCTTTTATTGGGACAATTTTATTCATTTTGGTATGGGACCTCAAAAAGGAGAAGATGGAAACTATTATATCGCATTTCCGATGGATGATAAAAAACTAGCGGGAATTGCTGCAGAAGATATTGGCAAATGCGCTTACGGAATATTCCAAAAAGGAAAAGAATTAATTGGAAAAACTGTTGGCATTGCAGGTGATAAGTTAAATGGCAATGAAATGGCCGAAAAACTATCAAAAGCTTTAGACAAAAAAGTACTTTTCAATCCGGTAAGCCCTGAAGTCTACCGCAATTTAGGATTTCCTGGTGCCGATGATTTAGGGAATATGTTTCAGTTTAAAAGAGATTTTAATGACGATTTTAATGCAGCACGCAATGAAGCATTCGCAAAAGAATTGAATCCTGAACTCCAAAACTTTGATCAATGGCTTTCTGCTAATGCTTATCGAATTCCAATAACATAA